The Plasmodium malariae genome assembly, contig: PmUG01_00_13, whole genome shotgun sequence DNA window TGAACAGGTTTAACCTAAACAAATTAATTCCTTAGTTCAGCTAAAAATgcattgtatatttataatttattttctataaaaaataaatttctttaataaaaaagttactctcatttatatatcgaaaatataaattttaaatataaaaatccTTTTTGCCTAtcaaaaaaaacatttttaaaattcaaaatatacttcagctttatatatatgtatatatatatattatttttttaaattgtaaagtttatttttttattcttaaaaaagaattaattgcatatttaaaaatcGATAGAAGCTAcgaaaataagataaaattttaaaaggattaaaattaaaatatttattagaaTTCGTATACTTGGAAACCTATCTAAAAAAGAtgttacattattatatatttattatttacatttataagaTGCaagaaaaactaaaatatatttaaagtcATTTTACAATTAGTACgtgtaataatttatttggaGTGAAAGATAtcatatacaataaataaaaaataagttctTTCTTAagtaaaatagaatatatatacacatgtaaacgtaatgaaatatatccacttttttttaagaaatactAAACAAGGCAcatttattgttaattttaatataatagttTTTCTCATAAAATTTAACAAGTAATAATTTAGATAACAATAAGAAGTAATGTATACAGcgcaaatttttaataaaaatataaattatcacagttttatataattctgtGTATtgttctattatatattcattttaaattacaaagttatatattcatagatatatattttaatacacaaacatatacatttcataaaataaaaaattatgttacaattataatataaattacaaattagaaaaatttagAACGTTTCAATTTACAAAAAGGTGAAGAAAGTTTGttgtttttgttatatataaaagaggCCGGTTGAACATATGtgcatttaaaatattttagaaattataCGTATTCTTACTAAGAATATCTATAAAGATATTGCATATATTACTTCAtaataaatacttttttataaaaagataaatatacattattatttgtcaTATTCAGACAtcaacttaattttattatacttttcattatttcgtAATATCTTATAAATCACTAATATGAGTATAATAGATAATATAATCATAAGAAAGATAAAAAGGATTATTTCAGAATATTCTCCCATAGATTCTGATATAGTTTTCATAGCTCTTGTGAACGATTCCCCAAGTAcctttttaatatctttCCATTTATAATCTAAAAATGTTAAACCTGGTGACAGCGGTATTCCTATCCccacaaagaaaaaaaaaaaaagtaaggcAACtccatatttataatttctaaattttattttttttaaagatatatcaCTAATTTTCCTGTTCTTTTCAAGAAATTTatcataatctttttttttaatccattttttttcaaaatggaaatgcTTTCCGTCAaacattccattattataatctgTAACTTCCGTGTAGTATTGCGCCCTATTTAATGGAGTTCTACTTAAATTgctattttttccttttgtttctttttcatttttacgtatatcttctttttcgtattttcctttatttcgTATATCTTCTTTTAACCTCGCAATATAGGAATCGttgttttgtttatatttagatAGTGATCGATAATTtcttgtatataattttttatcaagTTTACAGTTCTCAACCATGGATTTACTAAATATACTCTAAAAgaataaagtaaatattctttatttaatttaacaaatccaattataaaaaattgtattaacggttataataaaataaaaatataaaaaatacaaaatacaattatataatgttattataCCACATTACTGTTAAAAAGATATGTCCGGAATATAATAACAagagtaaaaatttttataaaatggtataatttattttttcgattcattatatagatatataatattataatatagttGAGcacagaaaaaattataataatataatatacttatataataaaggaaaatataattattcatttaatttttttcatattaatgtattttattttttcctaaaaACTTAGtgtatataactataatagTTTATTCtcatatacaaaataaaataactttacaaatatattgcataatttttatttaaatgttaataaaaaaaaaaataataataaaataattctcattaaaatatatattgtattaattcattaatatttataatacataacTTACGTAATGTAgtgtattaattaaataataattttattaatcattttaagtattatccatgaattaaatatgtgatttcttattatacttaattattgagtttatatattgtaaagaatatagagaatatatatataatagatatatatacatatcaatataataattactaaTTTCAAGGACACtatctattaatttttccaattttataaatatatttacttcagaaaaaggaattaattttaaaaaaaattattaattttttaataacattagtaataataaaaaaataatatacaatactttatgttaattataatacatttattaattaatccTTAACCACCCACAATCACTTATCCTGTATAATTTTCTAGTATGTCGAATTTATACAGCACTACGTAATTTATGAAGGAATATGTATTCTAATAGAAATAAGAactcatttatttattttagtaccataatttttgaatgttacatatttaattaagtTTGATTTACtctataatacataaataaagtatatttatattcatatactaaattttttaattaattatatatacttaaatgaaatattaacatatcaaaaaaaaaaaaaacattaaaggTATAATAGTTATAGAAATGCAACTTGTAACTACATTAATTATAGAATACatcaaatgaatatattcacaattaataataatatatatggcttataatacatatgtaatttgtaaataagaataacaatataatttactaaaatttatGATTTGGTAGTTTTTCTGATTCCATTTTTAGAAGgtataagtttttttttattaattccttcaaaaatgcattatatcagaaacatattttaaaggtTCAACATAATAAATAGACGTAATTACATAAacgaataaaattttattaaaaatatttttaacgaaaatatatcatacgtagatatttatattctttatatgaTGTAACAAAAggaattataattataaaaatattataagtccaaaatataattaaaaatatttgaaatgtatcattattttatttttctattgaAGATTGTTACTTTTTctagtaaataaataaaaaattaaaaaaaagaataaatattacaaaagttaacattattatatttttacattatttatacattcatTATACCACTTAGTAAGACTCTTATATAATTACCTTTACTTAGTACCtctatttttccttttaacatttatatttacattgaatatttctatatataatataaaacgttagtttttaaaaagtataaaaatccatatatatattacaaaattaattacgacaaataagaacatattatatgtaattttgcTAAAAAAGTTACTTATTAATTCTGTTTTTCTGTTTTACAAACATTCATGATTTCTAGATATTTtttgagtttttttttttaaatattctatatctttcctattatttatattttctcttaagatataata harbors:
- the PmUG01_00029400 gene encoding fam-m protein, translated to MNRKNKLYHFIKIFTLVIIFRTYLFNSNVSIFSKSMVENCKLDKKLYTRNYRSLSKYKQNNDSYIARLKEDIRNKGKYEKEDIRKNEKETKGKNSNLSRTPLNRAQYYTEVTDYNNGMFDGKHFHFEKKWIKKKDYDKFLEKNRKISDISLKKIKFRNYKYGVALLFFFFFVGIGIPLSPGLTFLDYKWKDIKKVLGESFTRAMKTISESMGEYSEIILFIFLMIILSIILILVIYKILRNNEKYNKIKLMSEYDK